gggggGGGGTCAGGTGTTACCTCGAAGCGGTCGGGTACGTGGAGTTTGGGCGAGGGAACTCCAACCAGATAATCCACCAGCACCATGATCATGATGGTCAGGAAGACGGCAAAGTCACTGATGGTCGATCGAACCTGCAGACACAAAACGTTCATGACTGAAATGTCGTCCAGGTTTTCTCTCCGCTCACATCTTGTGTGTGAATGATGGGGGCAGATAAACAGACCTTGGTGGGGAAGTATCGTttggttttgaactgtttgaggaaggaggagaggaagaaggtggtgaagaagaggatgatggaCCAGAAGAGGACGTCGGGGGTGTAGGGACCTTCATGGCTGCAGGCCGAGCCGACAAACTCACCGTGTAACGTCTTACagtcctgcagagagagagagagagagagagagagagagagagagagagagagattgttcCAGTGagagctgcagttcctctaattTCCACCAGATGCTGCTGTGATCAAACTCCGACTGTATTGAAGTAAATGTGAAAACCTCCAACTTCTCTCTACAAATACAAAGTCAATAAAGCTTTCACACAACAAGTTCAGCTCTCAGCAGATAATTTCACTTCTCCTGATGTCAGTCTGAAGGGAGACTTTCCGAATAAATGTTCAATTAAGGAAATATAAAGTAAGAAAGGTTAAAAGTTTATGTTCAAACAAGCCTTGTCTACCAgctgtttcacattttattttctaaattattcgacaccactgtgtgtgtttcattcttCTCCAAAGTGCCCTTAATCTCTCTTTAACCTCAACAGCCACCGGTTATTATACTTAAACCCATCTTATAAAACAAGCAGTCTACTTGTTTATGAATATAACTATTGTTaagaaaagagataaaaatcTGTAGATATTTTTCTTGGATTTGCTGCCGTTTCTTTCAGAAAACATCAGAACATGTGATGTGTTATTATGTTTATATCAGACCTTGACACCCAGCTGATCCCATGAGATGTTGTTTGCGCTGTAGCCGTTTTCGTTCCAGATCTGCAGGGTCTCGGCCGAGGCGTTGGCTGGTTGAGAACACTGACACCTGAAACAGAACAACAggttaaaaaaaccccaaaacaccaGAGACAGAAAACTTCTTCTAATAGCGTCAATGAAAACTACAACGAAAAGGACTCGTTGACAAACTTTTCTCATGATAAGATTAAAAACTATAGAAACAGTAACCTTTGAAAATGAGAACTATGAcgaaatgttttatatttttcatcaacaaataaaaactgaactgtaAACTGGTGGTGGTGATAGCTGTAACTTCGTAATGTTTACAGGACATAATTAAAAATGCTcaacaaaaactacaataaaatgtctttagttgttgttgaatataataaaatcaaagaaataaaatttgactaaaacttttaacatttttgtgaaaagACTTTGATCAGCTGCCATGATGAACGCTGCTCTACTGAACCTGATGATTGAGACTCAACATTGATTAGACACCAGTCcagttattgattaattgaaccATTTAGATTTTAAtcaggacaaactttacatttttactcGACTACTGGTGAGATTATCAAGAAGTTACTGGGTAACAATGTTAAGTGCAGGCACTAATGTGAACTAGATGAGTCATTTTATCTTCAGAAAACCAGCTGAGTTTAGCTGAAAATGTTTCTCTAAATCACAGGTTTGGACGAGAACTCTGGACGTCCTTCACAAcaacttctttttctttcacatagAAATAAAACTGTGAATGTGCTTGGTAGAAACATAtcttaaaaactaaaatgacaaatcaaGAAGCTCCTGAACCACGGTGACTATTTgcataaatacagacacattcTTTGACTTTTGTAAAGAATGTGGTTGATAAATACTAAGGAACTCCTGCTCTGGAGATTAATTCATAGAAAATAATCCCAGTTTAAACTCCAATCCAAATATTGGTCAGAAAAATTGCAATTACATATTTTCCTTGAATCATTCAACCTTGATGTGTACGGCGTCCCTCCCTGCTGTTGCGGTCTTACGTGTAGAAGGTGAGGTTGTCCAGGTGGTTCTGCATGTTGATGGGGAAGGACTCCCCAAGGTGGACCAGCTTCTCCAACGCCTCGTAGATGAAGATGATGCAGATGAGGGCGGCGAAGGCCTCCTCGGTGAAGCGTGTGATGTAGCAGACCAGCGAGCTGGCGTCGGTGGCGACCAGCAGCAGGCAGAGGAAGGCCGTCCAGAGGCCGATACTGGTCCGCAGGGACAGGTAGGACAGGCCGTAGTCACTGAGGACAACAGGAGATGATGGGAACAGTAAAACAGATATTTTAGGGACCGTACTGCTGGTCATCCTTCCTTTCCTCCAGGCAGATGTTGGTTTAATCATTTTTCCAGAAAAATCTTATAAAGCAGAAATCTCTCCCTGCTTCATCAGACAATAGTCTGAGATTTAACAATCAGCtgctgaatgaaaacatttctcattAAAGAAACGGTTAAATTCACGTCATACTTTTTCCATGTTTGCTCTTCTAACCTTTGGACAACAGAGACGGTGACTGTGATGCAGCTCTTAGCAGCACCAACAACTTTTTCAGAGCCCAAAGAGACGTCGACCAGAAGTCCAAAAGCcttaaatattcagtttttaatcatataaaacagagaaaaggagcaGATCCTGATATTGGAGAAGCAGACACCAGAGACTGGCATTTCATTTGATTGACTCAGTCAGTTAAATCAATCATCACAATGGTTACAAATTAATTTCATGTTGTTCATctaattgattaactgattgtatgttagaaaaacactgaaaccagCGGCTGCCTGAAAGGAAATAAATCAATGAGGAACATAAAGTTTACAGGATTTGTAGTTTATGATGATGTAATTTAATGATCAGGCAGGTTAAAGGCATTAAAATGACTCCCACAGAGTCACAGAACATCCCTGCTGGTGTTTGTATTAATCCTAAACATTCACAGTATGTTCAGACAGTCCAGTCGGTTTACTGATATGAGGTCCTGACCACTGAAgtaaccaatcagagagcagaatGTTAAGTAACTGAACCCTAACATGATCAATACTCTCCCTACTGAACTGTACTGAAACTGCAGTTCAGATGATTCTGGTTTCAAACCAAATGATGAACTGATGATCTGAGCAGACACAATATGAATAAAACTAATCTATagattattttaaaagataCTCATTTTATCGTTTATGTGTCTTTACATTTGAATCCTGCTGAAGAATCTGAACGTCTGAAAccacagagaggaaagaggtcAAAGGTCCCAACAGTTAACAAAACGCtggaaaatataaatactgttaTGAAATTTAGAGAATGTCAGTGACAAAGACTGAAGCTGCATTTTGAGTCCATATGGATTCACCAAAGGGAGGCtttatcttgtaattatgacttaGATCtaattttctctgtctgttcagCTCGAACAAGATGCTTCATGTAGACAAAGTCATACATCAGCTATCAAAATTCATAACTCTATTTTGAATATTACGGAACCAAAAACGTTTGTGAAAGCATCTCAGCTACGAGAGAATTATTATTGGCTTCTGGGGGAGGCTGATGAACTGAACTCAGTCAAATGATGTAACACTACTTGCTCAACCTACATAATTTGGGTCTGTATGGGTAAATAAGGTCACTGCGGGTCTTTCAGGTCAGCAGATACTGGATGACTGAGGTTCGTCTTTTAACGACATCAGCAGGTTGAAACTGTTGAACAGACGCTGAAAGATCAGTGAACTCAAAAATATGACGGCGTGTGATCTTTATGTAGAATTTAAACAGGAGCTTAAATTGTTAAAGTATCTGTTGCATGAAAAGCAGAAGCAGAGAGatgctgtatgtatgtttaggtgaggacagctgtttgtttgaatGTGAGAATGTAAGCATGATGAATTTATAGAGAAAGTTACTCAACAaagttaaaattatttaaacGGCTCATCTATGTTTAAAATTACAATCAGAGAAGCCAAAAGTTATTTGTAACGTCTTTTTGAGAAATCTCTCCTTTGTTTAGGTAACATTTGTTGTACTTTATCCATGTTGTGTTATTACTATACTGTAAGTTCTGTTATGTAATAAAGCAGCAATAAAGTAAACGTTTGCCGTGTCGACACAGCTGGAGTTTCTAATGAGGTCACAGAATATTTTGTAACACTGTTATCTAATTATGAgatattatatgatattatatgaGTCATTATTACAAGGTAAAGCCTCCAGATTTTCTTCTTTGGTGTTATGTGCTTTCATAAACCTGCCACATGTGAAGAAACTCAAAATGCAGCTGGATCACAAAAGTCAAAACTACACTGCAGCTCGGCCTCCTGCAGACCTACTACCTGCCTGTCGGACTCTTCCTCCTGCAGACCTACTACCTGCCTGTCGGACTCTTCCTCCTGCAGACCTACTACCTGCCTGTCGGACTCTACCTACTGCAGACCTACTACCTGCCTGTAGGACTCGGCCTACTGCAGACCTACTACCTGCCTGTCGGACTCTTCCTCCTGCAGACCTACTACCTGCCTGTCGGACTCTACCTCCTGCAGACCTACTACCTGCCTGTCGGACTCTACCTACTGCAGACCTACTACCTGCCTGTAGGACTCGGCCTCCTGCAGACCTACTACCTGCCTGTCGGACTCTTCCTACTGCAGACCTACTACCTGCCTGTAGGACTCTACCTACTGCAGACCTACTACCTGCCTGTAGGACTCTACCTCCTGCAGACCTACTACCTGCCTGTCGGACTCTTCCTACTGCAGACCTACTACCTACCTGTAGGACTCTACCTACTGCAGACCTACTACCTGCCTGTAGGACTCTACCTACTGCAGACCTACTACCTGCCTGTAGGACTCTACCTACTGCAGACCTACTACCTGCCTGTAGGACTCGGCCTACTGCAGACCTACTACCTGCCTGTAGGACTCTACCTACTGCAGACCTACTACCTGCCTGTAGGACTCTACCTACTGCAGACCTACTACCTGCCTGTAGGACTCTACCTCCTGCAGACCTACTACCTGCCTGTCGGACTCTACCTACTGCAGACCTACTACCTGCCTGTAGGACTCTTCCTCCTGCAGATTAACACTACAGAGCTCAGCTCAGCCTTCTGCAGGTCTGACAGAGCAGAGGAAACTCAGCGTTATACATACAGAACAAAAGAGGATCAGAGTTAAATACTGACATTCAGATGAAGAACGGTATGGAACGTGTGTGACACAGTGTGTACTGCTACTAACTGCTACTAACTCATGTATGGAGTATGGAGAGAGTTTGGTTGGAAGAATCTAActcagttcttcttcttcacacaGCAGATCAGAAGCAGACAGTTGAACACCTGGAGGCTCTAAACTAACGTCTTTCTGGGATCATGTAGATGCAACTATCAGAGACATTATGGGACTTCATAGGAGCTGCTGTTCTCGTGAACACTGAGGAGGCAGAACAGAGAAGAGATGGAAATTCTGCTTATAGCCAgaaaaaatatctataaatagAAACTGAGAGCTGGAAAAATGGATCATTTACataaacatgatgctgttagaATACAGAGAAACTGGAGAAGAGAACGTATTGTTGTATTTGTTCAGTGTTGTTTGGTGTTATATTGTGCGTCTGCTCATGCTGTTGAGTCCAgagctgaaaacacaatgacaataaaaagtattaaaagaaaaaaaaaaaaaagataactgtTGACTAATTGTGAATATATTTTGCTCTATAAATGATTAAATCAGCTGCGTTTTAATAGTTGCTGATAGCTCTGTGAGTGTCTTACTGGGTCATTACTGGTAAAATGTGCCTCCCAGTGTCGTAATCTAGACTGGTGAAGGAAGGGGATCGGCCTTACTGTTCAATGACTGTTCATCTGGACTATTGGAATACTTAGAGTTCTTGTCTTTGGATACTCCTGTGGATTATAATTTTGTTGCTGCTTGGAGAGAGAAGTAAAGCAtcagaatattttatttgactgtgTGGATTCCTGAGTAATCTGAGATGGATGCACAGCAGGAAGTTACGACACAGAAACGCATCAAAGCAAAGAGACAAACTAAAGAGAACCAAGTGGCTCAaactaaaactgtaaaaactggCATTGAACCAACTTTGCTGCAGCTACTGTATGTGAAGTATCGTAGCCCAAAATGAAGCTCACTATATTTgatatctttggatttttccAAAATGATGCTACTAAAAGCATCTCAGCTCCAAGagtccaaaaagaaaaatcatcatAAACAAGATCTCAAAGTGTTCAAACGCTCAAATCATCGAGTTTCAGCTCAAGATGAAAAAACTCGGAGGAAAGAAAAGGTTCCAGCTGCAGAACGCTGCTCATGTCGTGTTGTTTAGTGtgataaacagacagaaagtgatGCAGCTCTGCAGGACAGAGTCTCCCCGCTGACCTGGATTCAGAGTTATCAGGAGTCTGGATCTCGACCTGGATCAACAGAGTCAACACGGACTAATCAGCTGAGGCCAAAGACCACAGAGAGCTTTCTCTATAAGAAGCGGCAGCCTCTCCGTCCTCCTCGTCTCATCCTGTAACTCGTGATGTCTCTGCGACTctccgtcctgctgctgctgacccTGGCCTGCCTGGCCCGGCTCGGCTCGGCTCAGCCCCTCGACGGCCGGGACGAGCTGAAGAAGGTCCAGACCgctctggaggagctgaagGCAGAGAGACGAGGTAACGCTCGGCTCACACCCGACTCGACTTACGGGacaaatttcattttatttttaacgttatttctttcttcttgttcaCAGCGATGGTGGAGCGTCTGGAGGCGGCTGAGAGCGAACTGAAGAGAGTCAGAGGTGAGAAATGTCAAGATAAAGGTGCAAAGACACAGAAACTAACTGTAGATTTTCTAGATTGATGATAGAGAGAtgattgtttgattgatttgtttttgttgttcgaAGTTTCCAGATCTAACTTAACGTGTTATAAGCTGCAGA
This sequence is a window from Thunnus thynnus chromosome 10, fThuThy2.1, whole genome shotgun sequence. Protein-coding genes within it:
- the LOC137190634 gene encoding hepatitis A virus cellular receptor 1-like, encoding MRYYMILYESLLQGKASRFSSLVLCAFINLPHVKKLKMQLDHKSQNYTAARPPADLLPACRTLPPADLLPACRTLPPADLLPACRTLPTADLLPACRTRPTADLLPACRTLPPADLLPACRTLPPADLLPACRTLPTADLLPACRTRPPADLLPACRTLPTADLLPACRTLPTADLLPACRTLPPADLLPACRTLPTADLLPTCRTLPTADLLPACRTLPTADLLPACRTLPTADLLPACRTRPTADLLPACRTLPTADLLPACRTLPTADLLPACRTLPPADLLPACRTLPTADLLPACRTLPPAD